From a region of the Janthinobacterium sp. 61 genome:
- a CDS encoding 3-deoxy-7-phosphoheptulonate synthase: MNTPDIENINVTSFAPMPTPAELHAKLPLSESAFDTVSRGREALRNIIDRKDQRLFVVVGPCSIHDPVAGLDYARRLKALQEEVKDTMLLVMRVYFEKPRTTTGWKGYINDPYMDDSFKVNEGMEKARQFLLDVCELGLPTATEALDPISPQYLGDLIAWTAIGARTTESQTHREMSSGLSTPVGFKNGTDGDISIAVNAILSSAHPHSFLGINAEGNVAIVRTRGNAYGHVVLRGGDGRPNYDSVSIAIAEQALAKAKLPANLVVDCSHANSYKKPELQPLVMADVVNQIRQGNHSLVGVMIESNIVSGNQKIPQDLSQLTYGCSVTDGCIDWDTTATMLRDAHAHLLNRPK; the protein is encoded by the coding sequence ATGAATACGCCAGACATCGAAAATATCAACGTCACCTCCTTCGCGCCCATGCCAACACCGGCAGAACTGCACGCCAAGCTGCCCCTGTCGGAGAGCGCCTTCGACACCGTCAGCCGCGGCCGCGAAGCGCTGCGCAACATCATCGACCGCAAGGACCAGCGTCTGTTCGTCGTCGTCGGTCCGTGCTCCATCCACGACCCCGTCGCCGGCCTCGATTACGCGCGCCGCCTGAAAGCGCTGCAAGAGGAAGTCAAAGATACGATGCTGCTGGTGATGCGCGTATATTTCGAAAAACCGCGTACCACCACGGGCTGGAAAGGCTATATCAACGACCCGTACATGGACGACTCGTTCAAGGTCAACGAAGGCATGGAAAAGGCGCGCCAGTTCCTGCTCGACGTGTGCGAACTGGGCCTGCCCACCGCCACCGAAGCGCTGGACCCCATCTCGCCGCAATACCTGGGCGACCTGATCGCCTGGACCGCCATCGGCGCACGCACCACGGAATCGCAGACGCACCGCGAAATGTCGTCCGGCCTGTCGACACCGGTGGGCTTCAAGAACGGTACCGATGGCGACATCAGCATCGCGGTGAACGCGATCTTGTCGTCGGCGCATCCGCACTCCTTCCTGGGCATTAACGCCGAAGGCAACGTCGCCATCGTGCGCACGCGCGGCAATGCGTATGGCCACGTGGTACTGCGCGGCGGCGACGGCCGCCCGAACTACGATTCGGTCTCGATCGCCATCGCCGAACAGGCACTGGCCAAGGCCAAGCTGCCGGCCAACCTGGTAGTCGACTGCTCGCATGCGAACAGCTATAAAAAACCGGAACTGCAACCGCTGGTGATGGCCGACGTGGTCAATCAGATCCGCCAGGGCAACCACTCGCTGGTGGGCGTGATGATCGAATCGAACATCGTCAGCGGCAACCAGAAGATTCCGCAAGACCTGTCGCAACTGACCTACGGCTGCTCCGTCACCGACGGCTGCATCGACTGGGATACGACGGCCACGATGCTGCGCGACGCGCATGCGCATCTGCTGAACCGTCCCAAGTAA
- a CDS encoding nitrite reductase (NAD(P)H) small subunit — translation MPEQWKMICRLKDMPLAGARMVQRGLAWQDLPGVALFRTADDTVYALLDTVPCLGGPLAHGVLMEKNLMGPKNSWIIELDSGRLVAPVQGMARLYAVRIMDGRIYLDVNELNIPASKAEQALAGSYAVLPHVQMA, via the coding sequence ATGCCAGAACAATGGAAAATGATTTGCCGCCTGAAGGATATGCCGCTGGCGGGTGCGCGCATGGTGCAGCGGGGCCTTGCGTGGCAGGATTTGCCGGGCGTGGCGCTGTTCCGCACGGCTGACGATACGGTGTACGCGCTGCTCGATACGGTGCCTTGCCTGGGTGGCCCGCTGGCGCACGGGGTGCTGATGGAGAAAAACCTGATGGGGCCGAAGAACAGCTGGATCATCGAGCTCGATTCGGGCCGCCTGGTGGCGCCCGTGCAGGGCATGGCGCGCCTGTACGCCGTGCGCATCATGGACGGGCGTATCTACCTGGACGTCAATGAACTGAATATCCCGGCCAGCAAGGCGGAACAGGCACTGGCCGGGTCGTACGCCGTGCTGCCGCATGTGCAGATGGCATAG
- the tsaD gene encoding tRNA (adenosine(37)-N6)-threonylcarbamoyltransferase complex transferase subunit TsaD — translation MIVLGVESSCDETGLALYDTQRGLLSHALYSQVAMHEQYGGVVPELASRDHIRRAIPLLEETLAKAGISLPEIDAIAYTQGPGLAGALLVGSSVACSLGLAINKPVLGIHHLEGHLLSPLLASEPPDFPFIALLVSGGHTQLMRVDGVGQYTMLGETLDDAAGEAFDKSAKLLGLGYPGGPAISRLAEFGDPLAYKLPRPMLHSKDFNFSFSGLKTAVLTVVKNHEEKVIANICDQDKANIARGFVDAIVDVLTAKCVSALKHTGLKRLVIAGGVGANAQLRASLNAAAAKKRFKVYYPELEFCTDNGAMIAFAGAMRLQINPDAAKHDYSFNVRPRWPLDEIREV, via the coding sequence ATGATTGTTCTTGGCGTCGAATCCTCCTGTGACGAAACCGGTCTGGCCTTGTACGACACGCAACGCGGCCTGCTGTCGCACGCCCTCTATTCGCAAGTAGCCATGCACGAGCAATATGGCGGCGTGGTGCCGGAACTGGCGTCGCGCGACCATATCCGCCGCGCCATCCCGCTGCTGGAAGAGACCTTGGCCAAGGCTGGCATCAGCCTGCCCGAAATCGACGCCATCGCCTACACGCAAGGCCCGGGTCTTGCCGGCGCGCTGCTGGTGGGTTCCTCCGTTGCCTGCAGCCTGGGCCTGGCCATCAACAAGCCGGTGCTCGGCATCCACCACCTGGAGGGCCATCTGCTGTCGCCGCTGCTGGCGTCCGAGCCGCCGGATTTCCCCTTCATCGCGCTGCTGGTGTCGGGCGGCCACACGCAGCTGATGCGCGTCGATGGCGTGGGCCAGTACACCATGCTGGGCGAAACACTCGATGATGCGGCCGGCGAGGCATTCGACAAGTCGGCCAAGCTGCTGGGCCTCGGTTATCCGGGCGGCCCCGCCATTTCGCGCCTGGCCGAATTCGGTGACCCGCTGGCGTATAAACTGCCGCGCCCGATGCTGCACTCGAAGGACTTCAATTTCAGTTTCTCCGGTTTGAAAACGGCCGTGCTGACGGTGGTGAAGAACCATGAAGAAAAAGTCATCGCGAATATCTGCGATCAGGACAAGGCGAATATCGCGCGCGGCTTCGTCGACGCCATCGTCGACGTGCTGACGGCCAAATGCGTGTCCGCCCTCAAGCACACGGGCTTGAAACGCCTGGTAATCGCCGGCGGCGTGGGCGCCAACGCACAGCTGCGCGCTTCGCTCAACGCGGCCGCCGCCAAGAAGCGCTTCAAGGTGTATTACCCGGAGCTGGAATTCTGTACCGATAACGGCGCCATGATCGCCTTCGCCGGCGCCATGCGCCTGCAAATCAATCCCGACGCCGCCAAGCACGATTATTCGTTCAATGTGCGCCCGCGCTGGCCGCTGGACGAAATCCGCGAAGTCTGA
- the eutC gene encoding ethanolamine ammonia-lyase subunit EutC: MAKTDIGVGSDWQALRRHTVARIALGRCGVSVPTRAQLAFQLAHAQARDAVHLALDGEALARALAAQGQDCVQLHSAAATRAIYLQRPDLGRRLDDVSHARLVGGSKGVDLALVAADGLSALAVQRHAAPFLAALRERLALEAWTLSPLHIVAQGRVAIGDEVGQLLQAKAVLVLIGERPGLSSPDSLGLYLTWAPKVGLLDERRNCISNVRPEGLAYAPAAYRLHYLLSQAFSRQLSGVDLKDETVEEGAALAGGRNFLLE; this comes from the coding sequence ATGGCTAAAACGGATATTGGTGTCGGTAGTGACTGGCAAGCCTTGCGCCGGCATACGGTCGCGCGCATCGCGCTGGGACGCTGCGGCGTCAGCGTGCCGACCCGCGCGCAACTGGCGTTCCAGCTGGCCCACGCCCAGGCGCGCGATGCCGTGCATCTGGCGCTCGATGGCGAGGCACTGGCACGCGCCTTGGCCGCGCAAGGGCAAGACTGCGTGCAGCTGCATAGCGCCGCCGCCACGCGTGCCATCTACCTGCAGCGGCCCGACCTGGGGCGCCGGCTCGATGACGTTTCACACGCGCGGCTGGTAGGTGGCTCCAAGGGAGTAGACCTGGCGCTGGTGGCGGCAGATGGCCTGTCGGCGCTGGCCGTGCAGCGCCACGCGGCGCCATTTCTGGCCGCCTTGCGCGAACGGCTGGCGCTGGAGGCGTGGACGCTGTCGCCGCTGCATATCGTGGCGCAGGGGCGGGTGGCCATCGGCGACGAGGTGGGGCAATTGCTGCAAGCGAAGGCTGTGCTGGTGCTGATCGGCGAGCGGCCGGGCCTGAGTTCCCCTGACAGCCTGGGCCTGTACCTGACGTGGGCCCCAAAAGTAGGCTTGCTGGACGAGCGCCGCAACTGCATCTCGAATGTGCGCCCCGAGGGGCTGGCGTATGCGCCGGCCGCGTACCGGCTGCACTACCTGCTGTCGCAGGCATTCAGCCGGCAATTGTCGGGCGTGGACTTGAAGGATGAAACGGTGGAAGAGGGCGCGGCCCTGGCGGGCGGGCGCAACTTCCTGCTGGAGTGA
- a CDS encoding RimK family alpha-L-glutamate ligase: MNDLLLHAATPYAPLIGLAPLMRLAFLQEDLAPLGEALLARAQAYPDDAHACLDFSTVLQLKGEREMALAVQAQAIDLQQLYALPAQAPQSGPGIRVLVLMGPGDLMSNTPIEFLVEQSDVALDLLYLTLEGPLPEEVPDHDVLLVGVAESDANQPLLALLAQFVADWPRPVINLPQHIAHTSRDGLCGKLQDFPGVAMPRTVRIARAELAALAAGELPLDAVLPGDAFPLIVRPLGSHAGHDLEKMEHASDLHAYLQAVDAPLFYIARFVDYRSEDGQFRKYRIVLIDGMPYICHYAVSSHWMIHYLNAGMEESAAKRAEEARCMAHFDEEFARRHAAALCAINARMGMPYLGIDCAETRDGELLVFEADNAMIVHAMDAEALYPYKRPVMQKVFMAFRAMLARAAAGDCAAN, from the coding sequence ATGAACGATTTGCTGCTGCACGCTGCCACGCCATATGCGCCGCTGATCGGCCTGGCGCCCCTGATGCGCCTTGCCTTTCTGCAGGAAGACCTGGCGCCGCTGGGCGAAGCGCTGCTGGCGCGCGCGCAAGCGTATCCCGATGACGCGCACGCCTGCCTGGATTTTTCCACCGTGCTGCAATTGAAGGGCGAGCGCGAGATGGCGCTGGCCGTGCAGGCGCAGGCGATCGACTTGCAGCAGCTGTATGCGCTGCCCGCGCAAGCGCCGCAATCTGGCCCTGGCATCCGCGTGCTGGTACTGATGGGGCCAGGCGACCTGATGTCGAATACGCCCATCGAGTTTCTCGTCGAGCAGTCCGACGTGGCGCTCGACCTGCTGTACCTGACGCTGGAAGGCCCCTTGCCGGAAGAAGTGCCGGATCACGACGTGCTGCTGGTGGGCGTGGCCGAGTCCGACGCCAACCAGCCCTTGCTGGCGCTGCTGGCGCAATTCGTGGCGGACTGGCCACGCCCGGTCATCAACCTGCCCCAGCATATCGCACATACCTCGCGCGATGGCCTGTGCGGGAAGCTGCAGGATTTTCCCGGTGTGGCCATGCCACGCACGGTGCGCATCGCGCGCGCGGAGCTGGCGGCGCTAGCTGCGGGGGAATTGCCGCTCGATGCCGTGCTGCCCGGCGACGCCTTTCCCCTGATCGTGCGGCCCCTCGGTTCGCACGCGGGCCACGACCTGGAAAAGATGGAGCACGCCAGCGACTTGCACGCCTATCTGCAGGCCGTCGACGCACCACTCTTTTACATCGCCCGCTTTGTCGACTACCGCAGCGAGGATGGCCAGTTCCGAAAGTACCGCATCGTGCTGATCGACGGCATGCCGTACATCTGCCACTACGCCGTGTCCTCGCACTGGATGATTCATTACCTGAACGCGGGCATGGAGGAAAGCGCGGCCAAGCGCGCCGAGGAGGCCCGGTGCATGGCGCATTTTGACGAGGAATTTGCGCGGCGTCATGCGGCTGCCTTGTGTGCCATCAATGCACGCATGGGCATGCCTTATCTGGGCATCGATTGCGCTGAAACGCGTGACGGTGAATTGCTGGTGTTCGAAGCAGACAACGCCATGATCGTACACGCCATGGATGCCGAAGCCCTGTATCCGTACAAGCGTCCGGTCATGCAGAAGGTCTTTATGGCGTTTCGCGCCATGCTGGCGCGGGCAGCTGCCGGTGATTGCGCCGCTAACTGA
- a CDS encoding aspartate aminotransferase family protein, which produces MLPPDPDSLDPHDWDAFRAQSHRMLDDMLDYAQRIRQRPVWQAAPDSARAAFAQPLPRAPGELGEAHASFMQDVLPYAVGNVHPGFMGWVHGGGTPVGMLAEMLAAGLNANVGGRNQMPVEVERQITRWMAELFGFPESASGVFVTGTSMANLMGVLVARTQALGMEVRQDGLQGAPLVAYTSAAAHGCIAQAMDLSGLGTAALRRIAVNERQQIDVAALAQTIARDRAAGLHPFFIAGTAGTVDTGAIDDLSALAALARHEQLWFHVDGAYGALGMLSPQVAPLLAGIELADSLAFDFHKWGQVPYDAGFLLVRDGTRHMAAFAAPAAYLRRETRGLAGGSPWPCDFGPDLSRGFRALKTWFTFKVHGAERMGAAIAHTCVLARYLAEQIAATPELELLAPVTLNIVCFRHRGVADGDSDAFNGEIVADLHESGIAAPSTTTIGGQLAIRAAIVNHRTRTEDIDALLAGVLRFGAARLS; this is translated from the coding sequence ATGCTGCCACCCGACCCCGATTCCCTCGATCCGCACGACTGGGATGCGTTTCGCGCGCAAAGCCATCGCATGCTCGACGACATGCTCGACTACGCACAGCGAATTCGCCAGCGGCCTGTTTGGCAGGCGGCGCCGGACAGCGCCCGCGCGGCATTCGCGCAACCGTTACCGCGCGCACCGGGCGAGCTCGGTGAGGCCCACGCCAGTTTCATGCAGGATGTGCTGCCCTACGCCGTAGGCAATGTGCATCCCGGTTTCATGGGCTGGGTGCATGGCGGCGGCACGCCCGTGGGCATGCTGGCCGAGATGCTGGCGGCCGGCCTGAATGCGAATGTAGGCGGGCGCAACCAGATGCCGGTGGAAGTGGAGCGCCAGATTACCCGCTGGATGGCCGAACTGTTCGGCTTTCCCGAGTCGGCCAGCGGCGTGTTCGTCACGGGTACCTCGATGGCCAACTTGATGGGCGTGCTGGTGGCGCGCACGCAGGCGCTGGGCATGGAGGTCCGCCAGGATGGCTTGCAGGGCGCGCCGCTGGTGGCGTACACCTCGGCCGCCGCGCATGGCTGCATCGCGCAGGCGATGGACCTGTCCGGCCTGGGCACGGCTGCCTTGCGCCGCATTGCCGTCAACGAGCGGCAGCAGATAGACGTCGCCGCCCTGGCGCAGACCATCGCGCGTGACCGCGCGGCGGGCCTGCATCCCTTCTTTATCGCTGGCACGGCCGGCACCGTGGACACGGGCGCCATCGACGATTTATCGGCGCTGGCGGCATTGGCCAGGCACGAACAGCTGTGGTTCCACGTCGATGGCGCCTATGGGGCACTGGGCATGCTGTCGCCTCAGGTAGCGCCCCTGCTGGCTGGCATTGAACTGGCAGACTCGCTGGCGTTTGATTTTCACAAGTGGGGGCAAGTGCCGTATGACGCGGGCTTTTTGCTGGTGCGTGACGGCACGCGGCATATGGCGGCGTTTGCCGCTCCGGCGGCCTATCTGCGGCGCGAAACGCGTGGGCTGGCGGGTGGCTCGCCCTGGCCCTGCGATTTCGGCCCCGACCTGTCGCGTGGCTTCCGTGCGCTGAAAACCTGGTTCACTTTCAAGGTACACGGCGCCGAACGCATGGGCGCTGCCATCGCGCACACCTGCGTGCTGGCGCGCTACCTGGCCGAGCAGATAGCGGCCACACCGGAGCTGGAATTGCTGGCGCCCGTGACCCTGAACATCGTCTGCTTCCGCCACCGTGGCGTCGCCGACGGCGACAGCGATGCCTTCAATGGCGAGATCGTCGCCGACTTGCACGAGTCTGGCATTGCGGCGCCATCGACTACCACCATCGGCGGGCAGCTGGCCATCCGCGCCGCCATCGTCAATCACCGTACGCGCACCGAGGATATCGATGCGCTGCTGGCGGGCGTGCTGCGCTTCGGCGCCGCGCGCCTGTCCTGA
- a CDS encoding ethanolamine ammonia-lyase subunit EutB, with product MPRFSHTIDKHTYAFASLKELLAKATPPRSGDVLAGVAASSARERVAAQLALAEVPLSLFLNEVLVPYEDDEVTRLIIDSHARAAFAPISHLCVGDFRDWLLDDATDTALLSRIAAGITPEMAAAVSKLMRLQDLVLVARKCQVVTAFRNTLGLENRLSTRLQPNHPTDDATGIAASILDGLQLGSGDAVIGINPATDNVAQVVSLLHLLDAVIDQYQIPTQSCVLTHITNTLEAIRRGAPVDLVFQSVAGTQAANRSFGIDLALLAEGQAAALSLGRGTVGNNVMYFETGQGSALSAGAHHGMDQQTCEARAYAVARAYQPLLVNSVVGFIGPEYLYDGKQIMRAGLEDHFCAKLLGLPMGCDVCYTNHAEADQDDMDALLTMLGVAGCNFVMGVPGADDIMLGYQSTSFHDALYARRVLGLRPAPEFEAWLAHMQITDAQGRLKRVLAYAFQAALGRLPA from the coding sequence ATGCCCCGCTTCAGTCATACGATAGACAAGCATACCTATGCGTTCGCCAGCCTGAAGGAGCTGCTGGCAAAGGCCACGCCGCCCCGTTCGGGCGATGTGCTTGCCGGCGTGGCGGCATCGAGCGCGCGGGAGCGGGTGGCGGCGCAACTGGCGCTGGCGGAGGTGCCGCTATCGCTGTTCCTCAACGAGGTGCTGGTGCCGTATGAAGATGATGAAGTCACGCGCCTGATCATCGACTCGCATGCGCGCGCCGCCTTTGCGCCGATTTCTCACCTTTGCGTGGGCGACTTTCGCGACTGGCTGCTCGATGACGCGACGGATACGGCGCTACTGTCCCGCATCGCCGCCGGCATCACGCCGGAAATGGCGGCGGCCGTCTCGAAACTGATGCGCTTGCAGGACCTGGTACTGGTGGCCCGCAAGTGCCAGGTCGTCACGGCCTTTCGCAATACGCTGGGCCTGGAAAACCGCTTGTCCACGCGGCTGCAGCCGAACCACCCGACGGACGACGCCACGGGCATTGCCGCCTCCATCCTCGATGGCCTGCAGCTGGGCAGCGGCGACGCCGTGATCGGCATCAATCCCGCCACCGACAATGTGGCGCAGGTGGTCTCGCTGCTGCACTTGCTCGACGCCGTCATCGACCAGTATCAAATACCCACCCAGTCCTGCGTGCTCACGCACATCACCAACACCCTCGAGGCGATACGCCGCGGCGCACCCGTCGACCTGGTGTTTCAGTCGGTGGCGGGCACGCAGGCGGCCAACCGCAGCTTCGGCATCGACCTGGCGCTGCTGGCCGAGGGGCAGGCGGCGGCCCTGTCGCTGGGACGCGGCACGGTGGGCAACAATGTCATGTATTTCGAGACGGGGCAGGGCAGTGCCCTGTCGGCCGGCGCCCACCACGGCATGGACCAGCAAACGTGCGAGGCGCGCGCGTACGCTGTGGCGCGCGCGTATCAGCCGCTGCTGGTCAATTCGGTGGTGGGTTTCATCGGCCCCGAATATCTGTATGACGGCAAGCAGATCATGCGTGCGGGGCTGGAAGACCATTTCTGCGCCAAGCTGCTGGGGCTGCCCATGGGCTGCGACGTGTGCTACACCAACCACGCGGAAGCGGACCAGGATGACATGGATGCCTTGCTGACCATGCTGGGCGTGGCCGGCTGCAATTTTGTCATGGGCGTGCCGGGCGCGGACGACATCATGCTTGGCTACCAGAGCACTTCGTTCCACGATGCCCTGTACGCGCGCCGCGTGCTGGGCTTGCGTCCCGCACCCGAATTCGAGGCCTGGCTGGCGCACATGCAGATCACCGATGCGCAGGGCCGGCTGAAGCGGGTGCTGGCGTACGCTTTCCAGGCGGCGCTGGGGCGGCTGCCGGCGTAA
- a CDS encoding TIGR01777 family oxidoreductase, with protein MNTHLLALQLMAAQGCLGAFDTIYHHEITEALPQKASARLELTIHATRALIYSLLFVGLAAWEWHGAWAWVLVIVFGVEIVLTLWDFVVEDQTRLLPATERVTHTVLAINAGAFIALLALNSSQWASLPTALVWQPYGWLSVFLALCGVGVGLSGLRDAYAVWQLGRRKVQETAEQEEHLSFAAAPQSVLVTGATGFIGQQLVSALLADGHAVTVLTRQPKQAAWTFDGKLRCIQSLNELSDAQRIDMVVNLAGARIVGKRWTDARKAALRRSRVVLTQDLVAWIARAQHKPRVLLSASAIGYYGVQPQGDATELTEESAPQAIFMSQLCQEWEAAARQAEKFGVQVGCMRFGLVFGHQGSLPQMLLPIRFGVGGPLGSGKQWVSWVHVRDVIRGVAYLARRSEQGAVSGAYNFCAPEAIEQRRFAQVAGAVLHRPSFMPTPAFAMRALLGEQADLLVEGQRVAPHRLLADGFVFRYPQLEGALRSL; from the coding sequence ATGAATACGCATCTGCTGGCCCTGCAACTGATGGCGGCGCAAGGCTGCCTGGGCGCCTTCGACACCATCTACCACCATGAAATCACGGAAGCGCTGCCGCAAAAGGCGTCGGCGCGCCTGGAATTGACCATCCATGCCACGCGTGCGCTGATCTACAGCCTGCTGTTCGTCGGCCTGGCCGCCTGGGAATGGCATGGCGCCTGGGCCTGGGTACTGGTGATCGTGTTTGGCGTGGAAATCGTGCTGACCCTGTGGGACTTCGTCGTCGAAGACCAGACCCGCCTCTTGCCCGCCACGGAGCGGGTCACGCACACGGTGCTGGCGATCAACGCGGGCGCCTTCATCGCCCTGCTGGCCCTGAACAGCAGCCAGTGGGCGAGCCTGCCGACGGCCCTCGTGTGGCAGCCTTATGGCTGGCTCAGCGTCTTCCTGGCCCTGTGTGGCGTGGGCGTGGGCCTGTCCGGCCTGCGCGACGCGTATGCCGTGTGGCAGTTGGGCCGGCGCAAGGTACAGGAGACGGCAGAGCAAGAGGAACACCTGAGCTTTGCCGCCGCGCCACAGTCCGTGCTGGTGACGGGCGCCACGGGTTTCATCGGCCAGCAGTTGGTCAGCGCCCTGCTGGCCGACGGCCACGCGGTGACGGTGCTGACGCGCCAGCCGAAGCAGGCCGCGTGGACCTTCGACGGCAAGCTGCGCTGCATCCAGTCGCTGAACGAATTATCGGACGCGCAGCGCATCGATATGGTGGTCAACCTGGCCGGCGCGCGCATCGTCGGGAAGCGTTGGACGGACGCGCGCAAGGCTGCCCTGCGCCGCAGCCGCGTGGTGCTGACGCAGGACCTGGTGGCGTGGATCGCCCGCGCGCAGCACAAGCCGAGGGTGCTGCTGTCCGCGTCGGCCATCGGTTACTACGGCGTGCAGCCGCAGGGCGACGCGACGGAATTGACGGAGGAGAGCGCGCCGCAAGCCATCTTCATGTCGCAGCTGTGCCAGGAATGGGAAGCGGCCGCGCGCCAGGCGGAGAAATTTGGCGTGCAGGTGGGCTGCATGCGCTTTGGTCTCGTCTTCGGCCACCAGGGTTCGCTGCCGCAGATGCTCTTGCCGATCCGCTTCGGCGTGGGTGGCCCGCTCGGCAGCGGCAAGCAATGGGTATCGTGGGTGCATGTGCGCGACGTGATCCGCGGTGTCGCTTACCTGGCGCGCCGCAGCGAACAAGGCGCGGTGAGCGGCGCGTACAACTTCTGCGCGCCGGAAGCCATCGAGCAGCGCCGCTTCGCCCAGGTGGCGGGCGCGGTACTGCACCGGCCCAGCTTCATGCCCACGCCGGCCTTCGCCATGCGCGCCTTGCTGGGCGAGCAGGCCGACTTGCTGGTGGAAGGTCAAAGGGTCGCACCGCACCGTTTGCTGGCCGACGGCTTTGTCTTCCGCTATCCACAGCTGGAAGGGGCGCTGCGCAGCCTGTAG
- a CDS encoding DUF4166 domain-containing protein, with the protein MNGPSEGELFRKVMGEQWLTLHPDIRRRFEKNPAPGQPLYYQGELSELTSSRLGKVLGWLTRPFIDGALIPYDDHDFPVDIEVYSRPGCPFIFKQRTYRLHGRAPICFTSYMAESAQGEVLEYVGMGLGMKLVLHVEDGNLHFTSDGYFLDLFGWRMPLPGVLTPGKTYLCHRNDTPQQFNIRIEIRHALFGTTFTQVGVFRESAAPTLHKDTP; encoded by the coding sequence ATGAACGGGCCTTCCGAAGGAGAGCTGTTCAGGAAGGTGATGGGCGAGCAGTGGCTCACCCTGCATCCGGACATCCGCCGCCGCTTCGAGAAAAATCCAGCGCCGGGCCAGCCCCTGTATTACCAGGGCGAACTCAGTGAACTCACCAGTTCGCGCCTGGGCAAGGTGCTGGGATGGCTGACGCGTCCCTTCATCGATGGCGCGCTGATTCCGTACGACGACCACGACTTCCCCGTCGATATCGAAGTCTATTCACGTCCCGGCTGCCCCTTCATCTTCAAGCAGCGCACCTACCGTCTGCACGGGCGCGCGCCCATCTGCTTCACGTCCTACATGGCGGAAAGCGCACAGGGCGAAGTGCTCGAATACGTGGGTATGGGGCTGGGCATGAAGCTGGTGCTGCATGTCGAAGATGGCAACCTGCACTTCACCAGCGATGGCTATTTTCTCGATCTTTTCGGCTGGCGGATGCCACTTCCCGGGGTGCTCACGCCAGGCAAGACCTATCTCTGCCACCGCAACGACACGCCGCAGCAGTTCAACATCCGCATCGAAATCCGCCATGCCCTGTTCGGCACCACCTTCACCCAGGTCGGCGTGTTCCGCGAAAGCGCGGCGCCCACCCTTCACAAGGACACACCATGA